A part of Fibrobacter sp. genomic DNA contains:
- a CDS encoding tRNA (guanine-N7)-methyltransferase: NTVDAFHMYFPDPWPKERHHKNRLLRPDFLEQVARVMKPGKRIFYWGTDHKEYNEVALEVFDNFKGCKVLVRNSAEPTEGIMTGFEKKYRKEGRPIYRSIIEFEK; encoded by the coding sequence ACAACACCGTGGACGCATTCCACATGTACTTCCCGGATCCGTGGCCCAAGGAACGCCACCACAAGAACCGTTTGCTCCGCCCCGACTTCTTGGAACAGGTGGCACGAGTGATGAAACCCGGCAAGAGAATTTTCTACTGGGGCACCGACCACAAGGAATACAACGAAGTAGCTCTGGAAGTATTCGACAACTTCAAGGGTTGCAAGGTCCTGGTCCGCAACTCTGCTGAACCTACCGAAGGCATCATGACCGGCTTCGAAAAGAAGTACCGCAAGGAAGGCCGCCCCATTTATCGTTCCATTATCGAGTTCGAAAAATAA
- the recN gene encoding DNA repair protein RecN translates to MLKSLSINGFTLIAQADINFRKGFTAITGETGAGKSVLLKALRIVCGDKAQASMVRSGEEKAVVEATFDIQNVPKVQKILEELEIDSDDELVIRREILESGKGRARVNGSMVNQADLQRIGEELIQMHGQSEQLLLRDTRTHAQMLDAYAGNGSLLEEYGKLWTAWNEIQNKIAATEERAKNLAAQKDFLKFQHDELTKAALKEGEEEELEDKVSSASKSEAERRHLGDIQGMLAGENGLLDMVQSLQARMRTLAIKCPNYEEEFKALEEVADPFESICKDLMRLTPSTAMNAAEIDRANTRIAQIQKLKRKYRTDVAGLIALTQQRKEELSSLENLDADLEELSRQSTKTLAELEKVAAKLTAARVEAAARYDKSVSDILHTLGMPKAEFTTSIEKQSLAPIGADRIEFLLAPNPGEGSKSLQKAVSGGELSRLLLAIKSVMAELDKVPLLIFDEVDSGISGEVGNSIGEALCNLGKHHQILTITHLHQVASRAQNQLAVSKKEIDGRTFTSIVELDHDGRIQEISRMLGGDNETVREHAKQLLENNQ, encoded by the coding sequence ATGTTAAAGTCACTTTCTATTAACGGATTCACTCTTATAGCCCAGGCGGACATCAACTTCCGCAAGGGATTTACCGCCATTACAGGCGAGACTGGCGCTGGCAAGTCAGTATTGTTAAAGGCCCTCCGCATCGTTTGCGGCGACAAGGCCCAAGCCAGCATGGTTCGCAGTGGCGAGGAGAAAGCTGTTGTGGAAGCGACTTTCGATATCCAGAACGTCCCCAAGGTCCAGAAGATCCTGGAAGAACTGGAAATTGATTCTGACGACGAACTGGTTATCCGTCGCGAAATTCTGGAAAGCGGCAAGGGCCGCGCCCGCGTCAACGGTTCCATGGTGAACCAGGCTGATCTCCAGCGCATTGGCGAAGAACTGATCCAGATGCACGGCCAGAGCGAACAGCTTTTGCTTCGCGATACCCGTACCCACGCCCAGATGCTGGACGCCTACGCCGGTAACGGAAGCTTGCTTGAAGAATACGGCAAGTTGTGGACTGCATGGAACGAAATCCAGAACAAGATCGCAGCCACCGAAGAACGAGCCAAGAATCTTGCCGCACAAAAAGACTTCTTGAAGTTCCAGCACGACGAACTGACCAAGGCCGCCCTTAAAGAAGGCGAAGAAGAAGAACTAGAAGACAAGGTCAGCAGCGCCAGCAAGAGCGAAGCAGAACGCCGCCACCTGGGCGACATTCAAGGAATGTTGGCTGGCGAAAACGGCCTCCTGGACATGGTGCAAAGCCTCCAGGCCCGTATGCGTACTCTCGCCATCAAGTGTCCGAATTACGAAGAAGAATTCAAGGCTCTTGAAGAAGTGGCCGATCCTTTTGAAAGCATCTGTAAGGACTTGATGCGTTTGACTCCGTCTACCGCCATGAACGCGGCAGAAATCGACAGAGCCAACACCCGCATCGCCCAGATTCAAAAACTGAAGCGCAAGTACCGCACCGATGTGGCTGGCCTCATCGCCTTAACGCAACAGCGCAAGGAAGAATTGAGCAGCCTCGAGAATCTCGACGCCGACCTGGAAGAACTTTCCCGCCAGTCCACCAAGACTTTGGCCGAATTGGAAAAGGTTGCCGCCAAGCTCACGGCGGCCCGCGTCGAGGCTGCAGCCCGTTACGACAAGTCCGTCAGCGACATTTTGCACACCTTGGGTATGCCCAAGGCCGAATTCACCACCTCCATCGAAAAGCAGTCCCTCGCCCCGATTGGCGCCGACCGCATCGAATTCCTTCTGGCCCCCAACCCGGGCGAAGGTTCCAAGAGCCTGCAGAAGGCTGTGTCCGGTGGTGAACTTTCCCGCTTGCTTTTGGCCATCAAGAGCGTCATGGCAGAACTGGACAAGGTCCCCCTGCTCATATTCGACGAAGTGGATTCCGGTATCAGCGGCGAAGTAGGCAACAGCATTGGTGAAGCCTTGTGCAACCTTGGCAAGCACCACCAGATTTTGACAATCACCCACCTCCACCAGGTGGCAAGCCGCGCCCAGAATCAACTGGCCGTCAGCAAAAAGGAAATCGACGGTCGCACATTCACATCCATTGTAGAACTGGATCACGACGGCCGCATCCAAGAAATTTCTCGCATGCTGGGCGGCGATAACGAAACAGTCCGCGAACATGCAAAACAGCTTTTGGAGAATAACCAATGA